Proteins co-encoded in one bacterium genomic window:
- the coaBC gene encoding bifunctional phosphopantothenoylcysteine decarboxylase/phosphopantothenate--cysteine ligase CoaBC gives MIYSGLRLLLGVSSSIAAYRALDIASSVVKGGGEVRAIMTPNATCLVAPAAFEAITGNRVVSSLWESAAPGEMDHLAATKWANVFAIAPATAATIARLAHGLADDALSTLAVAWPRPLVVAPAMNPTMFQHATVRQNLETLRSRGDLIVGPDQGATACGDVGIGRLAMVDDILISIVDCLRENREFPDLRGKNVLITSGPTREFADPARCLTNPATGRMGVALARQALRAGARVRVVSGPCELNFPPGLASLDLIVTAEQMRDTVLEHLPKSDAVIFAAAVSDWRPAEPATRKAKKEGAPEELTMRLIRTPDVAGSAAEHRLPGQVFVGFAAESHDLAKHAKDKLVRKGFDFVVANPITEADSGFGTETNRALIVTADKVRELPLQTKDRLSVEILRELAQRLSHSTDGE, from the coding sequence ATGATTTATTCCGGCCTCCGACTCCTGCTTGGCGTTTCCAGTTCCATTGCCGCTTACCGCGCGTTGGATATCGCCAGTTCCGTTGTGAAGGGCGGTGGCGAGGTTCGCGCCATCATGACGCCGAACGCCACCTGCCTGGTCGCCCCTGCGGCCTTTGAAGCAATCACCGGCAATCGCGTCGTCAGCAGTTTGTGGGAATCCGCTGCTCCCGGCGAGATGGATCACCTGGCGGCCACGAAATGGGCGAACGTGTTTGCGATCGCCCCTGCCACGGCAGCGACGATCGCCCGACTGGCTCACGGGCTGGCGGACGATGCTCTCTCCACGCTGGCCGTCGCATGGCCCCGCCCGCTGGTTGTGGCGCCTGCCATGAACCCGACGATGTTCCAGCACGCGACAGTGCGCCAGAACCTCGAGACGCTGCGATCCCGCGGTGATCTGATCGTCGGTCCAGACCAGGGCGCGACCGCCTGTGGCGATGTGGGAATCGGTCGCCTGGCGATGGTGGACGATATCCTGATCTCGATCGTCGATTGCCTCCGCGAGAATCGGGAGTTCCCCGATCTGCGAGGCAAGAACGTGTTGATCACCAGCGGTCCGACTCGCGAATTCGCCGACCCCGCCCGGTGCCTCACGAATCCCGCGACGGGACGAATGGGCGTCGCGCTGGCCCGCCAAGCCCTCCGTGCCGGCGCCCGCGTGCGTGTGGTATCCGGCCCGTGCGAATTGAATTTCCCGCCAGGGCTGGCCTCGCTTGATCTGATCGTGACGGCGGAGCAGATGCGCGACACCGTCCTTGAGCACCTGCCGAAGTCCGATGCGGTGATCTTCGCGGCTGCGGTCAGCGACTGGCGCCCCGCCGAGCCGGCGACCCGGAAGGCCAAGAAGGAAGGCGCCCCGGAAGAACTGACCATGCGGCTGATTCGGACGCCCGATGTGGCCGGCTCTGCCGCCGAGCATCGCCTGCCGGGTCAGGTTTTCGTGGGTTTTGCAGCGGAATCGCACGATTTGGCCAAGCACGCGAAGGACAAGCTCGTCCGAAAGGGCTTCGATTTCGTCGTCGCCAATCCGATCACAGAGGCCGATTCGGGGTTCGGAACCGAAACGAATCGTGCGCTGATCGTGACTGCTGACAAGGTGCGGGAACTACCGCTGCAGACAAAGGATCGGCTGTCCGTCGAGATTCTGAGAGAACTGGCCCAACGACTGAGCCACTCCACCGACGGGGAATGA
- a CDS encoding sulfite exporter TauE/SafE family protein → MSFVDLRKAVLSSARGRRRRLTIWAIAVLLTSIAVIVQDRIPGFGILPPWGTSLGVAAVLFTFGVAMVCEMTDSSLGMGYGTTLTPLLLLVGYEPLQIVPCVLLSELLTGLTAAAMHHRDGNVDFISDRTARGTAILLTSLSTIGAVAAVVLALKIPKFWLSAIIGTIILSIGLLIVATYGRRFRYRRSHIVIIGAVAAFNKSLSGGGYGPLVTAGQVVSGLPARHAVAITSLAESFTCLAGLCVYLIATGGKIDWTLAFPLSAGALLSVPIATLTVRAIPEEALRFAVGGFAVILGGLTLAKTFL, encoded by the coding sequence ATGAGTTTTGTCGATCTGAGAAAGGCCGTGTTGTCATCTGCCAGAGGGCGCCGTCGTCGGTTAACCATCTGGGCAATCGCTGTTCTCCTGACGTCGATCGCCGTCATTGTTCAGGATCGCATTCCTGGCTTTGGCATCTTGCCGCCATGGGGAACCAGCCTGGGCGTAGCTGCGGTTCTCTTCACGTTCGGCGTCGCCATGGTCTGCGAAATGACAGACTCGAGTCTCGGTATGGGATATGGAACGACGCTCACCCCGTTGCTCCTGTTGGTGGGATACGAGCCTCTTCAGATTGTCCCTTGCGTGCTGCTAAGTGAATTGCTGACAGGCTTGACGGCGGCAGCCATGCACCACCGTGACGGAAATGTGGATTTCATTTCTGACCGCACGGCTCGTGGAACTGCGATTCTCCTCACCTCGCTCAGCACAATAGGCGCAGTAGCTGCGGTTGTCCTGGCTTTGAAGATTCCGAAGTTCTGGCTGAGCGCCATCATTGGTACGATCATTCTCTCGATAGGTCTGCTGATTGTCGCCACATATGGGCGAAGATTCCGCTACCGTCGAAGCCATATTGTGATCATTGGTGCGGTCGCCGCTTTCAATAAGAGCCTTAGTGGAGGGGGCTACGGCCCACTTGTCACAGCGGGACAGGTCGTTTCCGGACTGCCGGCTCGCCATGCAGTGGCAATCACCTCGCTGGCCGAGTCCTTCACCTGTCTCGCGGGCCTGTGCGTATACTTGATCGCGACTGGCGGCAAGATCGATTGGACACTGGCTTTCCCACTCTCGGCCGGTGCTCTTCTCTCAGTGCCGATAGCCACTCTGACTGTGCGAGCCATTCCAGAGGAAGCTCTCCGCTTCGCTGTTGGTGGATTTGCCGTCATCCTCGGAGGATTGACGTTGGCCAAGACGTTTCTGTGA
- a CDS encoding sigma-54 dependent transcriptional regulator, which produces MKQFQRFLLEIWQEAARHIEIAESASRIAPIVANRLSHSSLIVRATSPDGGALETVASVASDGAQVEVEARDDLHPSDLRALIEGRRARTSPAPVEFAGRYAGLLSGSGTGRPAMAGPLLLDGQFCGILILHGLQGAVFDHADEEVFGALLEPLAAALGNDRRLRELRQLREAAEADRRSLLRRLGRESLSVQIVGEQGGFRMVMERVDQVGQTNAPVLLLGETGTGKEVVARAIHERSRRARGPFLRVNCGAISSELIDSELFGHERGAFTGASNARMGWFERADGGTLFLDEVGELPPGAQVRMLRVLQDGIFERVGAQQSKQVDVRIVAATNRDLSNMVRHGTFREDLWYRLAVFPIYLPPLRERAEDLYPLACHFARRASERLGLSLHEPTQQDMRILSRYDWPGNIRELSSVIERAAILGEGRGLEIARALGRGMTAQASPLRTQARSREREGEEGLSTLEDATRLHIEKALELTQGRVDGPNGAAKLLSVNPNTLRSRMRKLRIDRKDFIGIERSRNIEHR; this is translated from the coding sequence ATGAAGCAGTTTCAGAGGTTCCTTCTCGAGATCTGGCAGGAGGCTGCCAGGCACATCGAAATCGCTGAATCCGCATCGCGCATAGCACCGATTGTCGCAAATCGCTTGTCCCATAGCTCACTCATTGTCCGAGCCACGAGTCCGGATGGGGGGGCACTGGAAACTGTAGCATCTGTCGCATCAGATGGGGCCCAGGTAGAGGTTGAGGCTCGGGATGATCTGCATCCTTCCGACCTCCGCGCCTTGATCGAGGGACGAAGGGCGCGAACGTCTCCGGCCCCAGTTGAATTTGCAGGACGGTATGCAGGTTTGCTGTCCGGCTCGGGCACCGGACGACCTGCAATGGCCGGACCCCTGCTGTTGGATGGGCAATTCTGTGGGATTCTCATTCTGCACGGTCTTCAGGGTGCGGTGTTTGATCATGCTGACGAAGAGGTTTTCGGCGCGCTCCTGGAACCGTTGGCCGCAGCACTTGGCAATGATCGTCGCCTGCGTGAATTGCGTCAGTTGCGGGAAGCAGCCGAGGCGGATCGTCGCTCCCTGTTGAGGCGCTTGGGCAGGGAATCCCTCTCCGTCCAGATCGTAGGGGAACAGGGCGGCTTCCGCATGGTCATGGAACGCGTCGACCAGGTCGGCCAAACGAATGCTCCCGTGCTCCTGCTTGGAGAAACGGGAACAGGCAAAGAGGTTGTTGCGCGGGCCATTCACGAGAGGTCGAGGCGCGCCCGCGGTCCGTTCCTGCGCGTGAACTGTGGCGCGATTTCGTCGGAACTGATCGATTCCGAGCTATTTGGCCATGAGCGGGGGGCATTCACGGGTGCCTCGAACGCGCGCATGGGCTGGTTCGAGCGAGCAGACGGTGGGACTCTCTTCCTGGATGAAGTCGGCGAACTTCCCCCAGGCGCACAGGTCCGAATGCTACGCGTCCTGCAGGACGGGATATTTGAGCGAGTGGGTGCGCAACAATCCAAGCAGGTCGATGTGCGAATCGTTGCGGCGACGAACCGCGATTTGTCCAATATGGTTCGTCATGGGACGTTTCGTGAGGATCTGTGGTACCGACTCGCTGTCTTCCCGATTTACCTCCCCCCCCTGCGTGAAAGGGCGGAAGACCTCTATCCCTTGGCTTGCCACTTCGCACGGCGTGCCTCCGAGCGTCTGGGGTTGTCCCTTCACGAGCCGACGCAACAGGACATGAGAATACTGAGTCGCTATGATTGGCCAGGGAATATCCGTGAGTTATCCTCAGTGATCGAACGAGCGGCAATTCTGGGTGAAGGTCGTGGGTTGGAGATCGCCCGCGCACTTGGCCGGGGGATGACGGCCCAGGCGAGTCCGCTTCGAACTCAGGCTAGAAGCAGGGAGCGCGAGGGAGAAGAGGGACTCTCAACGTTGGAGGATGCGACGCGCCTCCACATTGAGAAGGCTCTTGAGCTCACACAAGGAAGAGTAGACGGACCCAACGGGGCTGCGAAATTGTTATCCGTGAACCCCAACACGCTCCGATCGCGAATGCGCAAACTCCGGATCGATCGGAAGGATTTCATTGGCATCGAACGATCACGCAATATCGAGCACCGCTAG
- a CDS encoding FAD:protein FMN transferase produces MGTTVSITAVHASRSLAQEAIGRAFEEVDRLVPLLSRHDSASPLFALNRDGALKGAPPELLSVVNESLAYHKLTGGLFDVTIKPVIDVLESEASSASDFHRHISAALSHVGIRNLQVADKELRLNERGMGVTLDGIAKGYIIDRASEVLTRHGVTNHLVNGGGDIRTRGLNEKGRPWTIAVEDPRKHGNYPQVLHLRDGAVATSGRYEIYYDNAGIYHHIVDPRSGICPLQSTSASIVADTVMCADALSTAAFIAAPAAAVKMIDALSGVEAFLIEKDDRCHSTTGWSALQARRG; encoded by the coding sequence ATGGGCACGACTGTCAGCATCACGGCAGTCCACGCATCGCGCTCTCTGGCCCAGGAAGCGATCGGCCGTGCCTTCGAGGAAGTCGATCGTCTCGTTCCGCTCCTGAGTCGCCATGATTCTGCGTCCCCACTTTTTGCTCTCAACCGAGACGGTGCTCTCAAGGGTGCTCCGCCGGAACTGCTTTCTGTCGTCAATGAATCGCTCGCGTATCACAAGCTCACGGGCGGGCTCTTCGATGTGACGATTAAGCCGGTGATCGATGTGCTGGAGAGTGAGGCCTCGTCTGCTTCAGACTTCCATCGCCACATTTCTGCGGCACTGTCGCACGTTGGAATCCGGAACCTTCAGGTTGCCGACAAAGAACTGCGACTGAATGAGCGCGGAATGGGCGTGACGCTCGATGGCATCGCGAAGGGCTACATCATCGATCGGGCATCGGAAGTACTGACTCGCCACGGCGTGACAAATCATCTCGTGAATGGTGGAGGAGACATCCGCACGCGCGGCCTGAATGAAAAGGGCCGACCGTGGACCATCGCCGTCGAAGACCCACGCAAGCATGGCAACTACCCGCAGGTCTTGCACCTGCGCGACGGCGCTGTCGCAACGTCCGGTCGCTACGAAATTTACTACGACAACGCCGGCATTTATCACCACATCGTCGATCCGCGTTCCGGAATCTGTCCGCTCCAGAGCACCAGCGCCAGCATCGTCGCCGATACAGTCATGTGCGCCGATGCGCTGTCCACCGCCGCCTTCATCGCCGCCCCCGCAGCAGCCGTGAAGATGATCGATGCCCTGTCTGGCGTTGAGGCCTTCCTGATTGAGAAGGACGACCGTTGCCACTCCACGACTGGCTGGAGTGCCCTCCAGGCTCGCCGCGGATAG
- a CDS encoding RnfABCDGE type electron transport complex subunit A, with protein sequence MNTDSPLKILLQAVLINNFVLSLFLGICPFLGVSNKTDTAVRMGAAVTFVMLVSSMCAYAIHQILTAINAPYLHLISYIVVIASSVQLVEMFVKKFSPALFRALGIFLPLITTNCAILGVALFQTSRGYNFVQCLSFAVGAGAGFTLALLLMSGIRERLELSDMSSVVKGAAITLMVAGILSMAFMGFAGMGGGE encoded by the coding sequence ATGAATACCGATTCCCCATTGAAAATCCTCCTCCAGGCGGTGCTGATTAACAACTTCGTGCTCAGCCTTTTCCTGGGTATCTGCCCATTCCTCGGCGTCTCCAACAAGACGGACACAGCCGTCCGCATGGGTGCCGCGGTGACGTTCGTCATGCTTGTCAGTTCAATGTGTGCGTACGCGATTCACCAGATCCTCACTGCGATTAACGCCCCCTATCTGCACCTGATTTCATACATCGTCGTCATCGCCTCCTCCGTGCAATTGGTCGAGATGTTCGTAAAGAAGTTCAGCCCCGCTCTCTTCAGAGCCCTCGGCATCTTCCTTCCGCTGATCACGACGAATTGCGCGATTCTCGGCGTGGCGCTCTTTCAAACGAGCCGCGGCTACAACTTTGTCCAGTGCCTCAGCTTCGCGGTTGGTGCGGGCGCCGGGTTCACGCTGGCGTTACTGCTGATGTCCGGCATTCGCGAGCGCCTCGAACTCTCCGATATGTCTTCTGTCGTAAAGGGCGCTGCGATCACGCTGATGGTCGCCGGCATTCTGTCGATGGCCTTCATGGGGTTTGCCGGCATGGGAGGTGGCGAGTGA
- a CDS encoding electron transport complex subunit E encodes MSPSNSPAINPSMDEFIKGLWRENPVFVALLGMCPTLAVTNSVINALAMGMATTFVLLMSSVMVSLVRKWIPKQVRIASFILIIATFVTVVDYLIQAISLEIYNALGAFIALIVVNCIILGRAEAFASKNSVGRSILDALGMGIGFTIACLSLGVVREILGNGTFAGVPILGSHFEPWVVMVLPGGAFFVLGGWLLLFNWMRERRKEAAA; translated from the coding sequence ATGTCTCCGAGTAATTCGCCCGCCATCAACCCGTCCATGGACGAGTTCATCAAGGGCCTCTGGCGCGAAAACCCTGTATTCGTGGCGCTGTTGGGCATGTGCCCGACACTTGCCGTGACAAACTCGGTCATCAATGCGCTGGCGATGGGAATGGCGACGACCTTCGTGCTCCTGATGTCGAGCGTCATGGTTTCTCTCGTTCGTAAGTGGATCCCGAAACAGGTCCGCATCGCCTCCTTCATTCTGATCATTGCGACCTTCGTGACAGTCGTTGATTACTTGATCCAGGCGATCAGTCTGGAAATCTATAACGCCCTGGGCGCCTTCATCGCGCTAATTGTTGTGAACTGCATCATCCTAGGCCGGGCGGAGGCATTTGCCTCGAAGAACAGCGTCGGCCGTTCTATTCTCGACGCGCTTGGCATGGGAATCGGGTTCACCATCGCATGCCTTTCGCTCGGCGTCGTCCGCGAGATTCTTGGAAACGGGACGTTTGCCGGTGTTCCGATCCTTGGCTCTCACTTCGAGCCCTGGGTCGTGATGGTCCTGCCGGGCGGTGCTTTCTTCGTTCTGGGCGGGTGGCTCCTGCTTTTCAATTGGATGCGCGAACGTCGCAAGGAGGCTGCTGCATGA
- a CDS encoding FMN-binding protein, which produces MSDMEQQMPQQQVVPQDDSPSPLRLIMTMAGIGLASGILIVATFQLTLPFIVANKEAALEAAIVEVLPGATSQHPFAEVDGKLEPTTMDAPVQKKFYVGYDDDGEVVGVAIQTAGQGFQDTISLIYGYSPSKHAIIGFKVLESKETPGLGDKIISDPAFLSNFNELAIPLTDDGSAVKEKVKLVKNGEKTQPWEMEAITGATISSRAVATILGTDTESTVPVIERSVDILKKGADDVSE; this is translated from the coding sequence ATGTCTGATATGGAACAACAGATGCCGCAGCAACAAGTCGTCCCGCAGGACGATTCGCCCAGTCCGTTGCGTCTGATCATGACGATGGCCGGTATTGGATTGGCCTCCGGCATCCTGATCGTGGCGACGTTCCAACTGACGTTGCCTTTCATCGTCGCCAACAAGGAGGCGGCGCTTGAGGCGGCCATTGTCGAAGTTCTCCCCGGCGCGACGTCTCAGCATCCGTTCGCAGAGGTCGACGGCAAGCTCGAACCCACCACCATGGATGCGCCGGTGCAGAAGAAGTTCTACGTCGGCTATGACGATGATGGCGAAGTTGTAGGCGTTGCCATACAGACTGCCGGACAAGGCTTCCAGGATACCATTTCTTTGATCTACGGCTACTCGCCCTCGAAGCACGCAATCATTGGTTTCAAGGTCCTTGAGAGTAAAGAAACTCCCGGCCTGGGCGACAAGATCATCAGCGATCCTGCATTCCTGTCGAATTTCAATGAACTGGCCATTCCTCTGACGGACGATGGGTCGGCGGTGAAGGAGAAGGTCAAGCTTGTGAAGAACGGGGAGAAGACGCAACCCTGGGAAATGGAAGCGATCACGGGTGCGACAATCTCTTCGCGTGCCGTCGCGACAATCCTCGGCACAGATACTGAATCGACAGTACCCGTCATCGAACGCAGCGTTGATATTCTGAAAAAGGGAGCGGACGATGTCTCCGAGTAA
- a CDS encoding RnfABCDGE type electron transport complex subunit D, producing MSAQSPKLIISTGPFLKRPVDTPKVMRHVLYALAPVVLVALYLFGISALMVLLACTIGAMGTEWIITGRPRWSESTLRDGSALLTAILLALTLPPGLPIWMALMGGIVAVALGKYLFGGLGNNVFNPSLTGRAFLQASFPLALTTWPVHSGLQDFFRLRGDTFALPFMRPEFDAITAATPLAKMKFEGISTQASSLLLGNISGSIGETCALLLLAGGIYLGVRGFIKWRIPVGIFLTVAILATLLHLIDADKYPGPVQHLLCGGLMLGAIYMATDPVTSPVTPRGCWFFAAGIGILVVAIREFGGLPEGVMYSILFMNALSPLIDRWTQPRIYGAVKSKAEAA from the coding sequence ATGAGTGCACAATCGCCCAAGCTGATTATCTCCACGGGGCCGTTCCTGAAGCGCCCGGTCGACACGCCCAAGGTGATGCGGCATGTGCTTTACGCGCTGGCGCCTGTCGTGCTCGTTGCGTTGTACTTGTTCGGAATCAGCGCGCTGATGGTGCTGTTGGCCTGTACGATTGGCGCCATGGGGACGGAGTGGATCATCACTGGCCGGCCTCGCTGGAGCGAAAGCACGCTGCGCGACGGCAGCGCACTGCTGACGGCAATTCTCCTTGCGCTGACCTTGCCGCCGGGCTTGCCGATCTGGATGGCGCTGATGGGTGGAATTGTCGCGGTCGCGCTGGGCAAGTATCTCTTCGGGGGACTCGGCAATAACGTCTTCAATCCGTCGCTGACGGGACGCGCCTTCCTCCAGGCCTCATTCCCCCTCGCGCTGACCACATGGCCGGTTCATTCGGGACTGCAGGACTTCTTCCGTCTGCGTGGCGACACGTTTGCCCTTCCGTTCATGCGTCCGGAGTTCGATGCCATTACGGCGGCGACGCCGTTGGCGAAGATGAAGTTCGAGGGCATCTCGACCCAGGCAAGTTCGCTCCTCCTCGGCAATATCTCCGGTTCGATCGGCGAGACGTGTGCGCTCCTTCTGCTCGCCGGGGGCATCTACCTTGGCGTACGCGGCTTCATCAAATGGCGCATTCCCGTCGGAATCTTTTTGACGGTCGCTATTTTGGCGACCTTGTTGCACTTGATTGACGCCGATAAGTATCCCGGACCCGTGCAACATCTGCTGTGTGGCGGATTGATGCTTGGTGCGATCTACATGGCAACCGACCCAGTGACTTCTCCCGTTACTCCCCGTGGGTGTTGGTTCTTTGCCGCAGGGATCGGGATTCTGGTCGTGGCAATCCGCGAGTTCGGCGGTTTGCCCGAAGGCGTGATGTACTCGATCCTATTCATGAACGCACTGTCGCCACTGATCGATCGTTGGACGCAGCCGCGCATCTACGGCGCGGTGAAATCGAAAGCGGAAGCTGCCTAA
- the rsxC gene encoding electron transport complex subunit RsxC: MSAKTFRHGVHPPENKGLTEGRLIERIPMPAEVVLPLSQHLGAPSVALVKAGDRVYRGQLIAKAGGFVSVPLHASVTGKVKAIELRHHPSGRMVESIVIATDPSSPQTLHNEEPVDWESMPAEQLLTMVKEGGFVGLGGAAFPTHVKLSVPEGKHVQYFLVNGCECEPYLTTDHRIMLDWADAIFLGIRIIQKLLGAEKTFIGVETNKWDAIRGLQDRVPADLPCELVPLETKYPQGAEKMLVTAVLQREIPSGKLPLDAQVVVQNVGTVAGIGELFSFGQPLIERVITVTGPGIKQPSTLLVPVGTALQEILDYCGGITEDASQILFGGPMMGTPQYDLRVPVTKGVSGIVCLTSKQAAGPRQEYACIRCASCLDACPVFLNPTQLGALARMGRYDEMLENYHLMDCMECGSCSYVCPSNIPLVQRFRVAKGVIREEMARKKNNAA, encoded by the coding sequence ATGAGCGCAAAGACTTTCCGCCACGGTGTTCATCCGCCGGAGAACAAAGGACTGACCGAGGGGCGCTTGATTGAGCGTATCCCGATGCCGGCCGAGGTGGTATTGCCGCTCAGCCAGCACTTGGGGGCACCGTCGGTCGCTCTTGTGAAAGCCGGCGATCGCGTTTATCGCGGTCAGTTGATTGCAAAGGCCGGTGGCTTTGTTTCGGTGCCTCTCCATGCATCCGTGACGGGAAAGGTAAAGGCGATCGAACTTCGGCATCACCCGTCGGGGCGAATGGTGGAATCGATTGTCATCGCAACGGATCCCTCATCGCCGCAGACTCTACATAATGAAGAACCCGTTGATTGGGAATCCATGCCGGCCGAGCAACTGCTGACAATGGTCAAGGAAGGCGGCTTCGTCGGTCTCGGCGGGGCGGCATTCCCGACGCATGTGAAGCTCTCTGTTCCCGAGGGCAAGCACGTCCAGTATTTCCTCGTTAACGGATGCGAATGTGAGCCCTACCTGACGACCGACCATCGCATCATGTTGGATTGGGCGGATGCGATCTTCCTTGGAATCCGCATTATCCAGAAACTGCTTGGTGCAGAGAAGACTTTCATCGGCGTCGAGACGAACAAGTGGGACGCTATCCGCGGCCTGCAAGACCGCGTGCCGGCGGATCTTCCGTGCGAATTGGTCCCTCTGGAAACGAAGTACCCACAAGGCGCGGAAAAGATGCTCGTCACGGCCGTTCTGCAGCGTGAGATCCCCAGCGGCAAACTTCCGCTCGATGCACAGGTTGTTGTGCAGAACGTTGGGACGGTAGCGGGAATCGGCGAGCTCTTCTCCTTCGGCCAGCCTCTGATCGAGCGCGTCATCACAGTGACCGGCCCTGGCATCAAGCAACCATCGACGCTTCTTGTCCCGGTCGGGACCGCTCTCCAGGAGATCCTCGACTACTGCGGTGGTATCACCGAGGACGCGTCTCAGATTCTCTTTGGCGGCCCGATGATGGGCACGCCGCAGTACGATCTGCGCGTCCCTGTTACAAAGGGCGTGTCTGGAATTGTGTGCCTGACTTCGAAGCAGGCAGCCGGACCGCGGCAGGAGTATGCGTGCATTCGGTGCGCCAGTTGCCTTGACGCATGTCCGGTGTTCCTGAATCCGACTCAACTCGGCGCGCTGGCCCGGATGGGGCGGTACGACGAGATGCTGGAGAACTATCATCTGATGGATTGCATGGAGTGCGGATCATGCTCCTATGTCTGTCCGTCGAACATTCCCCTGGTCCAGCGATTCCGCGTGGCCAAGGGAGTCATCCGTGAAGAGATGGCTCGGAAGAAGAACAACGCCGCATGA